GCTTATTATTGTAACTATTATCTTTGCCATAGGTACAAATGGGAAGCTACTGTATCCTAGAAATGTTGCCATATTAATAGGGCAAAACAGTTATGTGGTTATACTTGCTGTGGGTATGCTCTTATGTATACTTACAGGGGGAAATATTGACTTATCTATAGGATCAATTGTTGCACTTATAGGAGCTATAGGGGGAACTTTAATTGTAAACATGAAGCTAAACATATGGGTAGCGGTTATAATCTGTCTTTTAGTAGGAATTCTTATAGGTATATGGCAGGGATTTTGGATAGCATATATTCGAATACCTGCTTTTATCGTAACCTTGGCAGGAATGCTAATTTGGAGAGGATTAGCATTAATAGTCCTAGATGGTTTGACTATCAACCCGTTTCCCGATAATTATTTAAAGTTATTTAACAGTAATATACCAGATATTTTTGGAGGCAGAATTAATATAACATCTATATTAATCGGTTTTCTAATCTGTATCTTCTACATAGGTATGCAAATATTGGGAAGGATAAATACAATTAAAAAGGGCTACCAGCCTAAAAAACTTTCATCCATACTTATAAAAACCACGGTACTATGTTTTGTTATTATGCTTCTTGC
This genomic interval from Herbinix luporum contains the following:
- the mmsB gene encoding multiple monosaccharide ABC transporter permease — protein: MDKVKNILKKNTMLAALIIVTIIFAIGTNGKLLYPRNVAILIGQNSYVVILAVGMLLCILTGGNIDLSIGSIVALIGAIGGTLIVNMKLNIWVAVIICLLVGILIGIWQGFWIAYIRIPAFIVTLAGMLIWRGLALIVLDGLTINPFPDNYLKLFNSNIPDIFGGRINITSILIGFLICIFYIGMQILGRINTIKKGYQPKKLSSILIKTTVLCFVIMLLAYTLAKHEGIPVILLILTVVILIYSYFTRKTVPGRYIYAMGGNEKAAKLSGINTNRILFFTYVNMAFLSALAALVCVARFNSAAPTAGQNYEMDAIGSCFIGGASAYGGIGKVSGVVIGAIFMGVLNNGMSIMGIDMNVQKVVKGLVLLAAVAFDVISKSRHLAFHQKT